Proteins encoded together in one Desulfosporosinus meridiei DSM 13257 window:
- a CDS encoding non-ribosomal peptide synthetase, with protein MKKEITIYPLTSAQKSISIIDKFYHNPSYVNLGITIRFKGQLDNNLLNNAINLVVMQNDALRTRLKNESNDIFQYFPEYNEHPVELLDFSYKKGLEDYYQWAQDVTTRAFQFYDSDLCYFAMLKFSNNESGLFIKCHHIIVDFWAIILLVNQVAKNCQRSVNEAVLEIHEPSYVEYIKKENNYLSSSRFFTDRDYWQRKIEVLPDTNLFMKRGSSSLEARRKSYRIPLEISSRINEVCNQNKISPFILFCSVLSIYFWKKEGREQIVIGTTVLNRTTLKEKNTIGAFFNNLPFIVDLDPSLSFKEYLNYLNIEWLTMLRYSSYPYVNILKQFRKTQKVNDNLFDFTLTFLNANLDPGQIEFELESHFNGQEVNALRVNINEMKSIGLFHLDYDYSTDVLKEAEIEDINRSLLNLVQDGMKYPNKSVGNLNMLSDSEQQLILSMFNQTEMEFQPEKTIIHLFVETVRKIPEKIALVFENNQLTYQELNNRSNKLARFLLKKGVAKEEIVGFSVDRSFDLVVGILGILKSGAAYLPIDPSYPRERIEHMLRDSNCRFLLTNCSNHNHLKTEVEVIDLSNSEIWEGTADGLVCTLRPNDLAYLIYTSGSTGMPKGVMIEHRAISNFVHSITKEIDFTYKTIISITTLSFDIFFMETLLPLIVGLRVIIANNEELASPRLLSDLIVRYQVDVLQATPARLNIMLNSSTCLNQLSLIMVGGEVFPQSLLSRLKKITKAQIYNMYGPTETTIWSSTKRLDDADQLTIGRPIGNTKFYIQDKYQTPVPIGILGEIFIAGEGVARGYLNRPELTNEKFLSNPFFPGTRMYKTGDLGKWLANGEIEYIGRNDNQVKIRGFRIELSEIEECLLKNEDIIQAVVTTYQHLDRALLCAFLVGSVELPVSELRQHMMGYLPEFMIPNRFIWLPALPLTPNGKVDRKSLPNPTWSEDVKANEYIAPRDGIEQRMADIWSKTLNVIKVGIDDDFFELGGDSLAILEILSSSLSEAWKISAQEFYEHPTIRSLSLEIKERDYVTYQNKKTSVYMSHVPSYFEVLNRFIVQGEVNTGSILLTGATGFLGIHILKELLNNQLVAKVYCIVRGADFERRFRDSLYFYFPQVASELINQKIILVNGDITKKRFGLLSDEYQELVGNVTSVIHAAAMVKHYGSYSDFERINVNGTQEIVDFCRENDMHLSFISTTSVSGNFMSEKVFIKDFTENDLYNGQDYKSNVYVRSKFEAESLILEEVEKGLKATIFRVGILTSRISDGQFQVNIEENAFYRN; from the coding sequence ATGAAAAAAGAGATAACCATCTATCCTCTAACTAGTGCCCAGAAGTCAATCTCAATCATAGATAAATTTTACCATAATCCTAGTTATGTAAATTTAGGGATTACTATACGATTTAAGGGCCAACTGGACAACAATCTTTTGAATAATGCGATTAACCTAGTAGTAATGCAAAATGATGCGTTGCGTACTCGGCTGAAGAATGAATCTAATGATATTTTTCAATACTTTCCGGAATACAATGAGCATCCCGTTGAATTACTGGATTTTAGTTATAAAAAAGGTTTGGAAGATTACTATCAGTGGGCTCAAGATGTCACCACAAGAGCATTTCAATTTTATGATTCCGATCTCTGTTATTTTGCAATGCTTAAGTTTAGTAACAACGAAAGTGGATTGTTTATAAAATGTCACCATATTATTGTAGATTTTTGGGCAATTATTTTATTAGTAAATCAGGTTGCTAAAAATTGTCAACGCTCAGTCAATGAAGCGGTTCTTGAAATTCATGAACCTTCTTATGTTGAATATATAAAAAAGGAAAATAATTATTTATCCTCCTCGAGGTTTTTTACTGACAGGGATTATTGGCAGCGGAAAATCGAAGTGCTGCCCGATACTAATTTGTTTATGAAGAGAGGATCTAGCAGTCTTGAAGCTAGAAGAAAAAGTTACCGTATACCGCTAGAGATTTCTTCAAGGATAAATGAGGTGTGTAACCAAAACAAGATTTCGCCATTTATCCTTTTTTGTTCAGTTTTATCAATTTATTTCTGGAAGAAAGAGGGCCGGGAGCAAATTGTAATCGGTACTACTGTCTTAAATAGAACGACTCTAAAAGAAAAAAATACTATAGGAGCATTTTTTAATAATTTACCTTTTATAGTTGATCTAGATCCTTCTTTAAGCTTTAAAGAATATTTGAATTATTTGAACATTGAATGGCTTACAATGTTGAGGTACAGTAGCTATCCGTATGTAAATATACTCAAACAATTTCGGAAAACACAGAAAGTTAATGACAACTTATTTGATTTTACGCTGACTTTTCTTAACGCAAATCTGGATCCGGGTCAAATAGAATTTGAATTAGAATCCCACTTCAATGGTCAAGAGGTCAATGCTTTACGCGTGAATATCAATGAAATGAAAAGTATCGGATTATTTCATCTAGATTATGATTACTCAACAGATGTACTGAAAGAAGCAGAGATAGAGGATATCAACAGATCTTTATTAAACCTTGTTCAAGACGGTATGAAATACCCTAATAAAAGTGTTGGTAATTTGAATATGTTGTCTGACTCAGAACAGCAGCTAATTCTAAGTATGTTTAACCAAACGGAAATGGAATTCCAACCAGAGAAAACTATCATTCATCTGTTTGTGGAAACCGTAAGAAAGATTCCTGAAAAAATTGCTCTTGTTTTCGAAAATAATCAATTAACCTATCAGGAATTAAATAATAGATCAAATAAATTAGCCAGGTTCTTGTTAAAGAAGGGTGTCGCCAAAGAGGAGATAGTTGGTTTTAGCGTGGACCGATCCTTTGATCTGGTTGTTGGAATATTAGGCATATTAAAGTCTGGAGCAGCTTATTTGCCTATTGATCCCAGCTATCCCCGAGAAAGAATCGAGCATATGTTAAGAGATAGCAATTGTCGCTTCCTCTTGACTAATTGTTCTAACCATAATCACTTGAAGACAGAGGTAGAAGTTATTGATCTTAGTAATTCGGAAATATGGGAAGGCACTGCTGATGGCTTAGTCTGTACCCTGAGGCCCAATGACTTGGCCTATCTTATTTATACCTCAGGATCGACTGGAATGCCTAAAGGTGTAATGATCGAGCATAGGGCTATAAGCAATTTCGTCCATTCTATAACTAAGGAAATTGACTTTACCTATAAGACGATAATTTCAATAACTACTCTATCGTTTGATATATTTTTTATGGAAACATTATTGCCTCTAATTGTAGGTCTGAGAGTGATAATCGCCAATAACGAGGAACTAGCAAGCCCACGCTTGTTGTCTGATTTGATAGTAAGATACCAAGTGGACGTGCTACAAGCAACTCCTGCAAGGCTGAACATAATGCTGAATTCCTCAACTTGCCTAAACCAGTTGTCGCTAATAATGGTTGGGGGTGAAGTTTTCCCTCAATCCTTATTATCAAGGCTTAAAAAGATTACGAAAGCCCAGATCTACAATATGTATGGACCGACGGAGACAACAATCTGGTCTTCAACAAAAAGACTTGATGATGCAGACCAACTTACCATCGGAAGACCTATAGGGAATACCAAGTTTTATATTCAAGATAAATATCAGACGCCTGTTCCCATCGGCATATTAGGTGAAATATTTATCGCAGGGGAAGGCGTTGCACGGGGTTATCTTAACAGGCCTGAGTTAACTAATGAGAAATTTTTATCCAACCCCTTTTTTCCAGGGACGAGAATGTATAAAACCGGTGACTTAGGAAAGTGGCTGGCAAATGGCGAGATCGAATATATTGGGCGAAATGATAATCAGGTCAAAATCAGAGGTTTTCGTATTGAATTGAGTGAGATAGAAGAATGTCTATTAAAAAATGAAGATATTATACAAGCTGTTGTTACCACATATCAACATCTGGATAGGGCATTGCTTTGTGCTTTTCTGGTTGGCAGTGTAGAACTGCCCGTATCTGAGTTGCGACAACATATGATGGGTTACTTGCCTGAATTTATGATTCCCAATCGGTTTATTTGGCTACCGGCACTTCCTTTAACCCCCAACGGGAAAGTTGATCGTAAATCATTGCCAAATCCTACTTGGAGCGAAGATGTTAAGGCTAATGAATATATTGCACCGCGGGATGGTATCGAGCAACGAATGGCTGATATATGGAGTAAAACTCTTAATGTAATTAAAGTAGGAATTGATGATGATTTTTTTGAGCTCGGTGGAGATTCTTTGGCAATTCTAGAAATACTCTCCTCTTCATTATCTGAAGCCTGGAAGATATCTGCCCAAGAATTTTACGAACATCCCACCATCAGAAGCCTTTCTTTAGAAATTAAGGAACGGGATTATGTTACCTATCAAAACAAAAAAACAAGCGTTTACATGAGTCATGTTCCGAGTTATTTTGAAGTCTTAAATCGGTTTATTGTTCAAGGCGAGGTTAACACTGGGAGTATCTTATTAACGGGAGCGACAGGATTTTTAGGTATCCATATTCTGAAAGAGCTTTTAAATAATCAACTGGTGGCTAAGGTATATTGTATTGTGCGAGGGGCAGACTTTGAAAGAAGATTTAGAGATTCGCTTTACTTCTATTTTCCTCAAGTTGCCAGTGAATTGATCAATCAAAAAATCATTCTGGTGAACGGGGACATCACCAAGAAAAGATTTGGACTTCTATCAGATGAGTATCAAGAACTAGTTGGAAATGTAACATCTGTGATCCATGCTGCTGCTATGGTCAAGCATTATGGCAGTTATTCAGATTTTGAACGAATAAATGTTAATGGTACTCAGGAAATAGTTGATTTTTGCCGTGAAAATGATATGCATTTGAGCTTTATCTCTACCACCAGTGTCTCAGGCAACTTTATGAGTGAGAAAGTATTTATAAAAGACTTTACTGAAAATGACTTGTATAATGGTCAGGACTACAAAAGCAATGTTTATGTAAGAAGCAAATTTGAGGCGGAAAGCCTTATATTGGAAGAAGTTGAAAAAGGATTAAAAGCTACAATATTTAGAGTGGGGATCTTAACTAGCCGTATCTCTGACGGACAGTTTCAGGTCAACATTGAAGAAAATGCATTTTATAGAAATTGA
- a CDS encoding long-chain-fatty-acid--CoA ligase, translating to MGNVKSVDRILSKTAQILPDKTVMYYENESISYSQLDKEVNNLAQGLMDFGLKPNEKVALVLGNCPNFVRMYFAILRAAGTVVPLNPLYKADEIHYILNDAKVKLLIIDQELLPMIREVRAEKSDLNIIAIGGRKEEGIVSFEELLKKEAEPVDRNVEESDLAVCLYTSGTSGRPKGALLSHGNLIFITYALITRMDIREDDHNLCVIPLSHAFSQFTNMLMPIFIGGSFTILPRFIPNAVLSEIASKKISYFCAVPAMYSALLAALSQEHNYDMSSLRICLSGGAPLSVEIIKEFTKRYGIPLVEGSGPSEAVACIGSYQAIKPGSVGPALDGVNVKVVNDHDQELPQGEIGEFCVQGPNVMQGYLNLPEATAEALRGGWFHTGDLAKIDEEGYVYIVGRKKDMILVGGMNVYPGEVEQCLFNHPQVLEAAVIGSPDKERGEVPKAFIVLKRQESAEPKEFILYCRRHLANYKCPRQVVILASLPKNPTGKIDKKQLA from the coding sequence ATGGGAAATGTTAAGTCTGTTGATAGAATCTTAAGTAAAACTGCTCAAATACTTCCAGATAAAACAGTTATGTATTATGAAAATGAGAGTATTTCGTACAGTCAATTAGATAAGGAAGTAAATAACCTAGCTCAAGGGCTCATGGACTTTGGGTTGAAACCAAATGAAAAAGTTGCTCTGGTCCTGGGCAATTGTCCTAATTTTGTACGGATGTATTTTGCCATTCTTCGAGCAGCTGGTACTGTAGTGCCACTAAACCCTTTATATAAAGCTGATGAAATACATTACATCTTAAATGATGCCAAAGTCAAATTGCTAATAATAGATCAGGAATTGCTACCTATGATTAGAGAAGTAAGAGCTGAGAAATCTGATTTAAACATAATCGCAATCGGTGGGAGAAAAGAAGAGGGAATTGTTTCTTTTGAAGAGCTCCTAAAAAAAGAAGCCGAGCCAGTTGATAGGAATGTTGAAGAAAGCGATTTAGCAGTTTGTCTTTATACCTCGGGTACAAGTGGCAGACCAAAAGGTGCCCTTTTATCGCATGGTAATCTGATATTTATTACCTATGCCTTAATAACAAGGATGGATATTAGAGAAGACGATCATAATTTGTGTGTCATTCCTCTTTCTCATGCATTTTCACAATTTACGAATATGTTAATGCCAATTTTCATAGGCGGATCTTTTACAATCTTACCTCGGTTCATACCAAATGCAGTCTTAAGTGAAATAGCTTCAAAGAAAATAAGCTATTTCTGTGCAGTTCCGGCTATGTATTCGGCTTTATTAGCAGCTCTTTCCCAAGAACACAATTATGATATGTCCTCCTTGAGAATTTGCCTGAGCGGAGGAGCGCCTCTCTCCGTAGAGATAATAAAGGAATTCACAAAAAGATATGGTATTCCCCTTGTTGAAGGGAGTGGCCCTTCTGAGGCCGTTGCATGTATTGGGTCATATCAGGCCATTAAACCTGGTTCTGTAGGACCGGCCTTAGATGGCGTTAATGTGAAAGTTGTCAATGATCATGATCAAGAACTTCCTCAAGGAGAAATTGGAGAGTTTTGTGTTCAAGGACCTAATGTAATGCAAGGTTATTTAAACCTGCCCGAGGCAACTGCTGAAGCATTAAGGGGAGGGTGGTTCCACACCGGAGATTTAGCTAAAATTGATGAGGAAGGTTATGTATATATTGTAGGAAGAAAGAAAGACATGATACTCGTTGGAGGCATGAATGTTTATCCCGGTGAAGTAGAGCAATGTCTTTTTAATCATCCTCAAGTCTTGGAAGCAGCAGTGATCGGAAGCCCTGACAAAGAGAGGGGTGAAGTACCGAAAGCTTTTATAGTATTAAAACGGCAGGAGTCTGCAGAACCTAAAGAATTCATACTATACTGTCGCAGGCACTTAGCAAATTATAAATGTCCTAGGCAAGTCGTCATTTTAGCTAGTTTACCTAAAAACCCCACCGGAAAAATTGATAAAAAACAGTTAGCTTAA
- a CDS encoding acyl carrier protein, with product MILAKIKKIVDQQFIYEGELNERTKVIDDLGADSLDIPVMVNAIEDEFAIAISNEELFKIRTIGDLMNIIQDKIPEGMNYGKC from the coding sequence ATGATTTTAGCAAAAATCAAAAAAATTGTTGACCAGCAGTTTATTTACGAAGGAGAATTAAATGAACGAACAAAAGTAATCGATGACCTAGGCGCTGATTCGTTGGATATCCCAGTCATGGTTAATGCCATAGAGGATGAGTTTGCAATAGCAATTAGTAATGAAGAGCTATTTAAAATTAGAACCATCGGTGATTTAATGAACATTATCCAAGATAAAATACCAGAAGGAATGAATTATGGGAAATGTTAA
- a CDS encoding ABC transporter ATP-binding protein, with product MNEVLMDIQNLSKHFIIDTNFFGKPVTALKAVDGVSFTINKTEAFGLVGESGCGKTTLGKILVNLYRPTNGKILFEGKDLTVLDEEKRRSYCKDIQMIFQDPYASLNPRMTIGDIIAEPIVINNLLPKNKVEERVIYLLNCVGLARHQRNRYPHEFSGGQRQRVGIARALAVEPKLIVCDEPVSALDVSIQAQVLNLLSDLKEEFGLTYLFIAHGLNVVKHISDRVGVMYLGKLVEIAPKKELYANPMHPYTQALLSAIPVINPKNKKERIILQGDVPSPINPPAGCRFCSRCFKELDQCKHHEPVFKEVSPGHFVACHLYK from the coding sequence ATGAACGAAGTGTTGATGGATATTCAAAACCTGTCAAAACATTTCATTATTGACACTAACTTTTTTGGCAAGCCAGTAACTGCCTTAAAAGCAGTTGACGGAGTGTCGTTTACCATTAACAAAACGGAAGCCTTTGGCTTGGTTGGAGAATCTGGCTGTGGTAAAACAACCCTGGGCAAAATCCTTGTAAATCTCTACAGACCGACAAATGGTAAAATATTATTTGAAGGTAAGGATCTAACAGTTCTCGATGAGGAGAAGCGTCGTTCCTATTGCAAGGATATCCAGATGATCTTTCAGGATCCCTATGCTTCTTTGAATCCTAGAATGACAATTGGAGATATTATTGCTGAACCGATTGTCATCAACAATCTGCTGCCGAAGAATAAAGTTGAAGAACGAGTTATTTATCTCTTGAACTGTGTAGGACTAGCTCGTCACCAACGTAATCGCTACCCTCACGAATTCTCCGGCGGTCAGCGCCAGCGTGTAGGCATCGCTCGTGCATTGGCAGTGGAACCAAAGCTGATTGTCTGTGACGAACCGGTTTCAGCTCTAGATGTATCCATTCAAGCCCAGGTGTTAAATCTCCTAAGTGATTTGAAGGAAGAGTTTGGGCTTACCTATCTGTTTATCGCTCATGGCTTAAACGTAGTTAAACATATCAGTGACCGAGTGGGGGTAATGTATCTGGGTAAGTTGGTGGAGATTGCACCAAAAAAGGAGCTTTATGCTAACCCAATGCACCCTTATACTCAAGCCTTGTTATCTGCTATTCCGGTAATTAATCCGAAAAATAAAAAAGAACGGATTATCTTGCAGGGGGATGTACCAAGTCCAATTAACCCTCCCGCAGGCTGCCGTTTCTGTTCTCGATGTTTTAAGGAACTTGATCAATGTAAGCACCATGAACCGGTGTTTAAAGAAGTTTCTCCGGGACACTTTGTTGCCTGTCATTTGTATAAGTAA
- a CDS encoding ABC transporter ATP-binding protein → MLLEVKNLSTEFKLKRGIVKAVDNISFTIDKGEILAIVGESGSGKSVTSLSIMGLLQKPGRIANGEILFKSQDLNKMSNKELKKIRGNNISMIFQEPMTSLNPVWRIKDQIMESIMTHMQISKKEALARTIEMLDTVGIPSAAQRANDFPHQMSGGMRQRVMTAMALACEPELLIADEPTTALDVTIQAQILELLYRMREKFNMAVLLITHDLGVVSEAADRVIVMYCGKIVEEADVRSLFERPLHPYTVGLLQSIPQIDDDSDERLYMIKGMVPNPLNMPSGCAFSDRCDHSTERCTKEIPELREMSGRKVRCFLYESESITCGGIGATSASVGAMEGGLAIK, encoded by the coding sequence ATGTTGCTGGAAGTTAAAAATTTAAGTACGGAGTTTAAGCTGAAACGAGGCATTGTCAAGGCAGTAGATAATATCAGCTTTACGATAGATAAAGGCGAAATTCTGGCCATTGTCGGCGAGTCCGGTTCAGGAAAAAGTGTAACCTCCCTTTCCATTATGGGTCTTTTACAGAAGCCCGGCAGAATTGCTAATGGGGAAATTCTCTTTAAATCTCAGGATTTAAATAAGATGAGTAATAAAGAACTGAAAAAAATTCGTGGCAACAATATATCCATGATTTTTCAGGAACCAATGACTTCCCTGAATCCGGTCTGGCGCATTAAAGATCAGATTATGGAGAGCATTATGACCCATATGCAGATCTCCAAGAAAGAGGCTTTGGCTCGGACAATTGAAATGCTGGATACGGTAGGAATACCATCAGCTGCCCAACGGGCAAACGATTTTCCTCATCAGATGAGCGGTGGTATGCGTCAGCGGGTAATGACAGCTATGGCTCTGGCCTGCGAGCCTGAACTGTTAATAGCAGATGAGCCTACTACTGCCTTAGATGTTACTATTCAAGCCCAGATCCTGGAATTGCTCTATCGTATGAGAGAAAAGTTCAATATGGCTGTTTTACTAATTACTCATGATTTAGGCGTGGTTTCCGAAGCAGCCGATCGGGTTATTGTTATGTACTGTGGAAAGATTGTGGAAGAGGCAGATGTCAGAAGCTTGTTTGAACGTCCCTTACATCCTTATACAGTGGGGTTGCTGCAATCTATTCCTCAGATTGACGATGACAGTGATGAGCGCTTGTATATGATTAAAGGCATGGTTCCCAACCCCCTCAATATGCCGTCGGGATGTGCTTTTTCCGATCGCTGCGATCACAGTACGGAACGCTGTACTAAAGAAATCCCTGAGCTGAGAGAAATGTCGGGACGCAAGGTGCGCTGCTTTTTATACGAATCAGAAAGTATAACTTGTGGTGGCATAGGTGCAACCTCAGCTTCTGTCGGCGCAATGGAAGGGGGATTGGCTATAAAATGA
- a CDS encoding ABC transporter permease produces the protein MKTKDSSNPNENSLQAAEYVEKPESQLKVMWETLRQNKAAVVGLIIIAFLVLIAFTVWVSELMGKQILPYDPNYSDMSKAFIHPNSTHWFGTDQLGRDMFSRILDGTKISLFVGVAAVAISLTIGVILGAVAGYRGGKTDTVIMRVMDMMLAIPSILLAIAFMAALGKGLDKAIIAIGLVSIPEYARIVRGSILSVKENDFVQAAKVIGNKSSRIIYKHILPNVISVIVVRATLGISSAVLDTAALGFLGLGVQPPFAEWGDMLGRARGFIFTAPYTLIFPGIAITITVLAFNLLGDGLRDAIDPKSRIK, from the coding sequence ATGAAGACAAAGGATAGTTCGAATCCTAATGAAAATTCGCTGCAGGCTGCAGAATACGTGGAGAAACCGGAATCGCAGCTGAAAGTCATGTGGGAAACTCTCAGACAGAACAAAGCTGCAGTAGTCGGCCTGATAATAATTGCATTCCTAGTGCTTATAGCTTTTACAGTCTGGGTCAGTGAGCTGATGGGCAAACAAATATTGCCTTATGATCCTAATTATTCTGATATGAGTAAAGCCTTTATTCATCCTAATTCCACCCATTGGTTTGGGACAGATCAATTAGGCCGAGACATGTTCAGCCGAATCCTTGATGGGACGAAAATATCTCTTTTTGTTGGGGTTGCAGCGGTTGCTATTTCCCTGACAATTGGTGTTATTCTAGGTGCTGTGGCCGGTTACCGAGGTGGCAAGACGGACACGGTCATTATGAGGGTAATGGATATGATGCTGGCTATACCGTCGATTTTGCTGGCTATTGCCTTCATGGCAGCTTTGGGTAAAGGATTGGACAAGGCGATTATTGCCATTGGCTTGGTGTCCATTCCCGAGTATGCGCGAATTGTACGAGGCAGTATTCTCTCGGTTAAAGAGAATGATTTTGTACAAGCAGCTAAAGTCATTGGAAATAAATCAAGCCGCATTATCTATAAGCATATTTTACCGAATGTCATTTCTGTGATTGTCGTCAGAGCTACTTTAGGTATTTCCAGCGCAGTGCTGGATACCGCAGCTCTTGGTTTTTTGGGTCTGGGCGTTCAGCCTCCATTCGCTGAGTGGGGTGACATGCTTGGCCGGGCGAGAGGCTTTATTTTTACCGCGCCTTATACACTGATTTTTCCCGGTATCGCCATCACGATCACTGTGCTGGCCTTTAACCTACTCGGGGACGGGCTGCGGGATGCCATTGATCCCAAATCCAGAATAAAATAA
- a CDS encoding ABC transporter permease has product MLKYILKRILMLIPVLIGVSIIVFLIMRVFSPDPAPIVLGQHATQQTVDAWRQANGLNDPIYLQYFNYLQGALTGDLGTSYYTKTSVTKEILTRFPATIELALVAIVLASIFGIIIGVISAVKKNSIFDNAGMLLALVGVSMPIFWLGILLIILFSGVLHWLPSNGRIDPLLQPIRVTGFYLVDSLMTGNMDAFKDALRHIILPASALAMYSMAIITRMTRSSMLDTLQQDYIRTARAKGIDENRVIVRHALRNGLIPIITVIGLQLGSLLGGAVLTETVFSWPGIGAYTVACILKSDFPVVQGVVLLVATIFVLMNLLVDVVYGFLDPRIKYSKKEV; this is encoded by the coding sequence ATGCTCAAATATATCTTAAAACGAATCTTGATGTTAATTCCCGTGCTGATAGGGGTATCCATTATCGTTTTTCTCATCATGCGCGTGTTTTCACCTGATCCCGCCCCGATTGTTTTGGGACAGCACGCAACGCAGCAAACTGTGGATGCCTGGCGTCAGGCTAATGGCCTGAATGATCCGATCTACCTACAGTACTTCAATTATCTGCAAGGTGCCCTGACAGGTGACTTAGGTACCTCCTACTATACTAAAACCTCAGTGACTAAAGAGATTTTGACGCGTTTTCCCGCCACCATCGAGTTGGCTCTTGTAGCAATCGTCCTAGCCTCCATATTTGGCATCATTATAGGTGTAATTTCTGCGGTTAAAAAGAACTCTATTTTTGATAATGCCGGTATGTTGTTGGCGCTGGTCGGAGTGTCCATGCCTATTTTCTGGCTAGGTATTCTGCTTATCATCCTTTTTTCGGGGGTTTTACACTGGCTTCCCTCCAATGGGAGGATCGATCCCCTCTTACAGCCTATCCGAGTTACGGGATTTTATTTGGTGGACAGTCTGATGACCGGTAACATGGACGCCTTTAAGGACGCTTTGCGGCACATAATTTTGCCTGCCAGTGCCCTAGCCATGTATTCTATGGCCATAATCACCAGAATGACTCGTTCCAGTATGTTAGATACTTTGCAGCAGGATTATATTCGCACTGCCAGAGCTAAAGGAATTGATGAAAACCGCGTAATCGTCAGACATGCTTTACGTAACGGATTAATTCCAATCATAACAGTTATCGGTTTGCAGCTGGGGAGTTTACTCGGTGGAGCTGTGCTCACGGAAACGGTTTTCTCCTGGCCGGGAATTGGTGCCTATACTGTGGCCTGTATTCTCAAGTCGGATTTCCCCGTAGTACAGGGTGTGGTCTTGCTTGTAGCAACTATCTTTGTCCTAATGAATTTATTGGTCGATGTGGTTTATGGATTCCTTGATCCGCGTATTAAATATTCTAAGAAAGAGGTGTAG